From the Gemmatimonadaceae bacterium genome, one window contains:
- a CDS encoding MFS transporter codes for MTTSDLDPRRWRQLVLLSFAELFGMSLWLAAAAVGPQFAARWQLTPSETGWLVTIVQFGFVLGTAVAAVLNLADVIPSKRLFAASALLGAVANAALVRAPSYESALGWRLLTGFALAGVYPPAMKMISTWFRSQRGLGIGTIVGALTIGKASPYLVHAFPGAGIATVLFTVSGFAVLSSVIVTAAYTDGPYAFPSRPFSWSLVGTVIGERQWRLATGGYLGHMFELYSMWTWVPVFITASAAAGGMVLGTRTNEIASLVSFLAIAAGGAGCVWGGLVADRRGREWLVTVAMAASGTCALLIGLTFGHAFWLVAVVALVWGFFVVADSAQFSALVTESVPAHAVGTALTLQTSIGFLLTMVSIQLVPPAEAAVGWRWAFTVLAMGPAFGIWAIARLSAMRRAREPVAA; via the coding sequence ATGACGACCTCCGACCTCGACCCGCGCCGGTGGCGACAGCTTGTACTGCTGTCATTCGCCGAGTTGTTCGGCATGTCGCTCTGGCTCGCCGCCGCCGCCGTGGGGCCCCAGTTTGCGGCGCGGTGGCAGCTGACGCCATCGGAAACCGGGTGGCTGGTGACGATCGTGCAGTTCGGCTTCGTGCTCGGCACCGCGGTCGCCGCGGTGCTGAACCTAGCCGACGTCATCCCCTCCAAGCGGCTGTTCGCGGCCTCGGCGCTGCTCGGCGCGGTCGCGAACGCAGCCCTGGTGCGCGCGCCGAGCTACGAGAGCGCGCTGGGATGGCGGCTGCTCACCGGGTTCGCGCTGGCCGGCGTCTATCCGCCGGCGATGAAGATGATCTCGACCTGGTTCCGGTCACAGCGCGGGCTCGGCATCGGCACGATCGTCGGCGCGCTCACCATCGGCAAGGCGAGCCCGTATCTCGTGCACGCCTTCCCGGGCGCCGGCATCGCCACCGTGCTGTTCACCGTGAGCGGGTTCGCCGTGCTCTCGTCGGTGATCGTGACCGCGGCCTACACCGACGGCCCGTATGCGTTTCCGTCGCGGCCGTTCTCATGGTCGCTGGTCGGAACGGTCATCGGGGAACGGCAGTGGCGGCTGGCTACCGGCGGCTATCTCGGCCACATGTTCGAGTTGTATTCGATGTGGACGTGGGTGCCCGTGTTCATCACGGCGAGCGCGGCCGCGGGCGGGATGGTGCTGGGCACGCGGACGAACGAGATTGCGTCGCTGGTTTCGTTCCTGGCTATTGCGGCCGGGGGCGCGGGATGCGTATGGGGCGGCCTAGTGGCCGACCGCCGGGGCCGCGAATGGCTGGTCACGGTCGCCATGGCGGCCAGCGGCACGTGCGCGCTGCTCATCGGGCTCACGTTCGGTCACGCGTTCTGGCTGGTGGCGGTGGTGGCGCTCGTCTGGGGATTCTTCGTGGTGGCCGACTCGGCGCAGTTCAGTGCCCTGGTCACGGAGAGCGTGCCGGCGCACGCCGTGGGCACGGCGCTCACCCTGCAGACCTCGATTGGTTTCCTGCTCACGATGGTCTCCATCCAGCTCGTGCCGCCGGCCGAGGCGGCCGTGGGCTGGCGGTGGGCATTCACCGTGCTCGCCATGGGGCCGGCATTCGGCATCTGGGCCATCGCACGGCTGTCGGCGATGCGGCGCGCGCGTGAGCCCGTCGCGGCGTAG
- a CDS encoding class I SAM-dependent methyltransferase, translating to MNREYWDRQAAGWDDEIFDSLREDVRGVIRRALRTAAARHREVLDFGCGVGGYLPLLARMFTRVHAVDWSAPCVAHARRRVASLANVTVERSTPRVLARLDRRFDCVVSANVAIHPDAGVRRRLWRSIRRVTKRGGQGIFVVPSLESAAYCEFVRRLTAPGAPSAYDFHPKMRRPEAGTVSIEGVPTKHYTGDEVEATLALAGFRLTELSRVRYAWTTEQLTPPRRLHATLPWDWLVAARAM from the coding sequence ATGAATCGCGAATACTGGGACCGGCAGGCCGCGGGCTGGGACGACGAGATCTTCGACAGTCTGCGCGAAGACGTCCGCGGCGTGATCCGCCGGGCTCTGCGGACTGCGGCGGCGCGTCACCGCGAGGTGCTCGACTTCGGCTGTGGGGTTGGGGGCTACCTGCCGCTGCTCGCCCGGATGTTCACGCGCGTACACGCCGTGGATTGGTCGGCGCCGTGTGTGGCCCATGCCAGACGCCGGGTCGCGTCGCTCGCCAACGTCACGGTGGAACGCAGCACGCCGCGCGTTCTGGCGCGCCTGGACCGCCGTTTCGACTGCGTGGTGTCGGCCAACGTCGCGATCCACCCCGACGCCGGCGTGCGGCGCCGACTGTGGCGCTCCATACGCCGCGTGACGAAGCGCGGCGGGCAGGGCATCTTCGTGGTGCCGTCGCTGGAGTCGGCTGCGTACTGCGAGTTCGTGCGCCGCCTCACGGCCCCCGGGGCTCCGTCGGCGTACGACTTCCATCCGAAGATGCGCCGCCCGGAGGCGGGCACCGTGAGCATCGAAGGCGTGCCCACCAAGCACTACACGGGCGACGAGGTCGAGGCGACTTTGGCGCTGGCCGGATTCCGGCTCACCGAACTGTCACGGGTGCGCTATGCGTGGACGACCGAGCAGCTCACCCCGCCGCGACGACTGCACGCCACGCTCCCCTGGGACTGGCTCGTGGCGGCACGGGCAATGTGA
- a CDS encoding serine hydrolase produces MMPMTLPALLHRVPLILPLLVAAASAPSSPAPSRPITAAAAAPLPPDSVVLAIIRQRVAEKRSTGIVIGLLDADGTTRIVAFGDPGPGQPPLDGNTVFEIGSISKVFTATALADLVQQGKVSLDNPVQRYLPADVHMPTRDGKQITLANLSEQNSGLPGLPTNFHPKDPANPYADYTVQDLYDFLSQYTLPRDPGAEFEYSNLGVGLLGRALSHTTGMSYEQMERRLVWQPLGMDHTAITFTPWMKAHLALGHDEQGHVVPNWDLPTLAGAGAIRSTTEDMLKFLTANLHPERGALEKAMAFAQEERAPGGSPNLRIGLNWFSLNAGPDTIVWHNGGTGGYRTFIGFIASKKIGVVVMTNTGGTGADDIGFHLLDPVIPLAPKPEPMRPHTAIELPASAMAPFVGTYQLAPTFKLEVTLHDDSLFLQATGQQRIRLWPESPTGFFIKEVNAQIRFVRDTSGAVTGLVLHQNGVDQTATRIR; encoded by the coding sequence ATGATGCCGATGACCCTACCCGCGCTGCTCCACCGGGTTCCGCTGATCCTTCCGCTCCTCGTCGCGGCCGCGTCCGCGCCGTCGAGCCCCGCGCCGTCCCGCCCCATCACGGCCGCCGCTGCGGCGCCCCTGCCGCCCGATTCGGTCGTGCTCGCGATCATCAGGCAGCGCGTGGCCGAGAAGCGCAGCACGGGCATCGTGATCGGACTGCTCGACGCCGACGGCACGACGCGGATCGTCGCCTTCGGCGATCCTGGGCCTGGGCAGCCGCCGCTCGACGGCAACACCGTGTTCGAGATCGGGTCCATCTCCAAGGTGTTCACGGCGACCGCGCTCGCCGATCTCGTGCAGCAGGGCAAGGTCAGCCTCGACAACCCGGTGCAGCGGTACCTCCCCGCCGACGTGCACATGCCCACGCGCGACGGCAAGCAGATCACGCTGGCCAATCTCTCGGAGCAGAATTCCGGCCTGCCAGGCCTGCCCACCAATTTCCATCCCAAGGATCCAGCGAACCCGTACGCCGACTATACCGTGCAGGACCTGTACGATTTCCTGTCGCAGTACACCCTGCCCCGTGATCCCGGCGCGGAATTCGAGTATTCGAATCTCGGCGTCGGCCTGCTCGGCCGGGCGCTATCGCACACGACGGGGATGTCGTACGAGCAGATGGAACGGCGCCTCGTATGGCAGCCGCTGGGCATGGACCACACGGCCATCACCTTCACACCCTGGATGAAAGCGCACCTCGCGCTGGGGCACGACGAACAGGGACACGTGGTGCCCAACTGGGATCTGCCCACGCTGGCCGGCGCCGGCGCGATCCGATCCACGACCGAGGACATGCTCAAGTTCCTGACCGCGAATCTGCACCCCGAACGCGGGGCGCTGGAGAAGGCCATGGCCTTCGCGCAGGAGGAGCGCGCGCCGGGCGGGAGTCCCAACCTCCGCATCGGGCTCAACTGGTTCAGCCTGAACGCGGGCCCGGATACGATCGTCTGGCACAACGGCGGCACGGGCGGCTACCGCACGTTCATCGGGTTCATCGCATCGAAGAAGATCGGCGTCGTGGTCATGACCAACACCGGGGGCACAGGCGCCGACGACATCGGCTTCCACCTGCTCGATCCGGTCATCCCACTCGCACCGAAGCCGGAGCCGATGAGGCCGCACACCGCCATCGAGCTGCCGGCCAGCGCGATGGCGCCGTTCGTCGGCACGTACCAGCTCGCACCCACGTTCAAACTCGAGGTGACGCTGCATGACGACAGCCTGTTCTTACAGGCCACCGGTCAGCAGCGCATCCGGCTCTGGCCCGAATCACCCACCGGCTTCTTCATCAAGGAAGTGAACGCGCAGATCCGGTTCGTCCGCGACACCTCGGGCGCTGTGACCGGATTGGTGCTGCACCAGAACGGCGTGGACCAGACGGCAACGAGGATCAGGTAA
- a CDS encoding amidohydrolase family protein yields the protein MIPFFMLAACAPASAQRGQARDVPILVRDVTLIDGTGAAPRPHMDLLLTGGRIAGIAPAASGPTVDSVIDGRGLYAIPGLIDAHVHLGTGPWAERAATLEHALQGGITSVFDLAGDARATGDLQRAVVAGQLAGPHVYYVALFGGPRFFTDPRTVDASRGYAPGTAPWMQAVTDSTDFAQAVTMARGTGAVAIKLYAALDSTEVTRATAEAHRQGLRVIAHATTFPGLPSDLVSAGADVLAHTPYLVWQGSPRNDDYPGRAKGDFLHVPADSPAIRQLLESMRARGVALNPTLWIFAEELPHDSVSRLRTPWMFAVTREAARLGVRIVAGTDALLDPQHDSLPILHDELALLVRDAGLTPLEAITAATENAAWAIGVDSLRGTLAAGKAADLVLLGADPAADIRNTRAIRVVIEDGRVVRPQ from the coding sequence GTGATTCCCTTCTTCATGCTGGCGGCGTGCGCGCCGGCCTCGGCGCAGCGCGGCCAAGCGCGCGACGTGCCGATCCTCGTGCGCGACGTCACGCTCATCGACGGCACCGGCGCGGCCCCGCGCCCGCATATGGACCTCCTGCTCACCGGCGGGCGCATCGCGGGGATCGCGCCTGCCGCCTCGGGCCCGACGGTCGACTCGGTGATCGACGGCCGCGGCCTGTACGCCATTCCCGGCTTGATCGACGCGCACGTGCATCTCGGCACGGGCCCGTGGGCGGAGCGCGCGGCGACGCTCGAGCACGCGCTGCAGGGCGGTATCACCTCGGTGTTCGATCTCGCGGGCGACGCGCGCGCCACGGGGGACCTGCAGCGCGCGGTCGTGGCCGGGCAGCTCGCCGGGCCTCACGTGTACTACGTGGCACTGTTCGGCGGGCCCAGATTCTTCACCGACCCGCGCACGGTGGACGCCTCCCGCGGCTACGCGCCGGGTACGGCACCGTGGATGCAGGCGGTGACCGATTCGACGGACTTCGCGCAGGCGGTCACCATGGCGCGCGGCACCGGAGCGGTGGCGATCAAGTTGTACGCGGCGCTCGACTCCACGGAGGTCACGCGCGCCACCGCGGAGGCACACCGGCAGGGCCTGCGCGTCATCGCGCACGCCACGACCTTCCCCGGGCTACCGAGCGATCTGGTCTCGGCCGGCGCCGACGTGCTCGCGCACACGCCGTACCTCGTGTGGCAGGGCAGCCCGCGCAACGATGACTACCCCGGCCGCGCCAAGGGCGACTTCCTGCACGTGCCGGCCGATTCACCGGCGATCAGGCAGCTGCTCGAGTCCATGCGGGCGCGCGGCGTGGCGCTCAATCCCACCCTGTGGATCTTCGCCGAAGAGCTGCCGCACGACTCGGTGAGCCGCCTGCGCACGCCGTGGATGTTCGCCGTGACGCGCGAAGCAGCGCGGCTGGGCGTGCGGATCGTGGCCGGCACCGACGCGCTGCTCGACCCCCAGCACGACTCCCTGCCCATCCTCCACGACGAGCTCGCCCTGCTGGTGCGCGACGCCGGGCTCACGCCGCTCGAGGCGATCACCGCCGCCACCGAGAACGCCGCGTGGGCGATCGGTGTGGACAGCCTTCGCGGCACGCTCGCTGCGGGGAAGGCGGCCGACCTTGTCCTGCTCGGCGCCGATCCGGCTGCCGACATTCGCAACACACGGGCCATTCGCGTCGTGATCGAGGACGGCCGGGTCGTGCGACCGCAATGA